In Citrus sinensis cultivar Valencia sweet orange chromosome 3, DVS_A1.0, whole genome shotgun sequence, the sequence ttcataattattggATTGTGGGTGTCACATTTTAACTAAAGATTGCGTTAAACCAAAAAAgttatattcaaatttatatatttaagttttcagtttttatgttttgttgttattttatttagtctccggtaaattatttttctaaatctaCCACGGTGTAAAATCATacatatcatttattttctccaATGGTCAAACCAATTTATAGCAGGcgaaataatataaaaattgcaAATAAAGTTCCGGCGAATGCAATCCGTTACTCATTGAGAGGTTGGCcgagattaaaaataaaaataaaaatccttgaaacacaattaaaaaaaaaatccaaaggAGAAATTCTTTTAGCAAgcattatcttttttattttttgtggttttGAGTTTTCCTTCTTCGTCATGatgattatatttaatatgGCAATATACTACAGGCAGGGAAGGATGAACAATTGAAAACGTCGGTTCTTGGCAGGGATTTGATTAGAGAGTAActagaatattttatttaataacacTATCACATACTATTTAGTAATTTACGAGGTGGATATttggtaataaaatttattttaaaaagatggaTACTCAGAGTATTTATATCGGTTCAAATAACTTAATTCTTTTGTCATTTATCAActaatcattttgtaattaagaaaactaaaacgtctttttttttttatgacttcatatcattttaataaaataaggtgGTTAAGagataattttacaaataaaatgtaaaattcatGCATTTTGAGTTGTCAATTAAATAACGCCactctaaaataaaaagagtaatgatacagtcataaactcttgtacaaatttattttgtacaaactgacgtgacattaattcattggttgaatgaaaatataaaataataaaaacaaatcatgtgggccaagtgatatttaattcaaccaatcttatcatgcaacgtcagtttgtacaaaataagtttgtacaagagtttgtgattatatcattactcaaatAAAAACGTGTTTAGATTCCACATGAACAAAATTAGGTAGATTAGAggtaattttacaaatatacaACGAAAAGCATACCCTTTGAATGAAGTCAatccaattgaaaaaaattacggttggataattaatatatatataaatttatgattttgaatataattttgtgCAAAACAAGATAAGGTTTGGTAAATGACATATTCATagtataagaattttaatcaacatttttaatatttttatgcacCATGTGGATATGTAAATCTTTTCGGTATAGAAGTTTGTGTTGTGCTTCACACCACCATTGGTTTGAAACTAAGCTAAGAAATTACGTAACGCAAAACATGAACAAAATTATCATGTGCCCGTGCGGATTCTGCAGATTTGTTTCTTCATAGACTTAAATAGAGACTTGACCTGTACAAATACATTTGCttgaaaaataatcttttgcgtgaaaatttaacttttgttGTCGAttatactaatataaaaattgtgaaacatgcatgtttccGTCGGACACAGGTTCAGAGTTAATTTGATCCAAGAGTTTGTGTcgaatatttaaatatttttattattattggctGATATTCACAATGATAAATTTATCTCGACTGTgttgagctttttttttttttttttttttttttttttttttttttaaggtgaTGAAAAGTGATTTCTGCGGGAGTTTATGTGGTAGTCTCTCTTTAACTAACTTTTATAACGGCATATCTAAAACGTTTGAGCAAAATACTGTCTaaaatccacaaaaaaaaataaaaaattaagaaactcACAATGCACACCAACACACACAAAGACCTAAAACTTGTAGCCACATGTGTCATTTAAAATAAGGAGAATATTTCGTAGCATTTGGGCGTTTGGAACCAACTATAAGTGTGTGGTGGAATCATAATATTATGTGGACTCGTTGGCTTGTGTCCCTTCGATGCATCATAACAAAagctggaaaaaaaaaaagaaagtattgTTTGGCCATTGAGCTTTGTACCCAAATGATGGaataatcctttttttttttttttttttaactattatatGTTAACGACATATAATGCCTTTCTCACTTGTATAAGTGagaaactttttttatttttaattaaaaaaaattatgaattaaactAATTAGCACCTATACTATACTATATTATCTATCTATAATGGTAACAATttggaaagaagaaaaaaaaagatagttgTAATGATAATGACTAATAATGTTGTGTAACTTTGTTGTTTATCATGCCTTAACACCAGGGTCCAAGGTCTAAGACGAAATAGTGAAAGAGGACCGAACGCTTGAACAGGCCCACCACACCACCGCAACTTTCAAATTTGGTTTcaagaatttctttcttctagGCCACGATGCCATATAGTCTTCcaataacttttcttttttattcgaATAGTATATGGTCCAATAAATTagtttatcattatattaacTTTCTATCGTCTCACacttagagagagagagagagagagagagagagactacGGGGGTAATGATACACGTTATCACACAGATTCGCTTTAAATTTCAAcagtttatttaaattaaattaagtgaAGTTTTGATCCCCTAAATCCAATTCTTACATTTTAAATAGGTCAAACAACACTTGTAAGTTAACCagtcaattttcttttttttagtcAACGAAATTAAAACTACCCTTCCAAAACTTATCATCCCGCcattacttttgttttctttcatcaTTCACGAGAATAAAacctaaaagaaaagaaaaaaccgaaattaaaaaaaaaaaaaaaaaaaaggagagagggagagagagagagaggaaatcTGTTGAAATGTAAATTCCAAATTCAGACTACAAATTTGCAATCTAATCCCTATCAATATCATCAATGGCCCCCCACAAATTCAGCCGGCGCAATCTCCACCATTCCTTCAAGTCCATCAGCATCACCATCATTAATCAACGGAGCAAGCGGGGGCACGCATTCCCTCTTATGTCTCGTCTTCCAATCAATCGCTTGACAAGCTCGCGAACAGTAATTCACTTTCCCACAAACCGAACACCTCCTGTATTCGTGAACCCGCGTCTCGGGTCGCCCGCACCCGCTATAGGAACAAAGCCTCAGCCCATTGCCCAACTCACTCACCCCCGACTCGAACCactctttcaaaaaattattcacaGGGTGCACCTCTGGCGCCTCCACATTATAACCGAAATCACTTAACAACGGACTGCACGGAATCTGCGCATCGGTGGCACGAGCGAGTTGGAAGTAATAGCTCTGATGACGTGTCCTCGTCTTAGATACGGACTGAAAGAACTCACGTGCATTCGCTTCGATCAGCAACCGGCGTCCCTTCTCGATGTTTTGTCGCACTCCGTAGCCGTCCTGAAGGCAATGCCCGAGCTCGCGTACGGCGTCCACGTGGCCGATCGAGGCGGCTCGAGCGCAGAGTGCGACTCCGGCTCGGAGATCTTTCTCGTTCTTTCCGCCTCCGCTGCCGTTGAACTGTATCACGGCGAGAGAGTAAAGAGCCGGCGCGTGCGACTTCATCGCGGCCTTGGCCATCAGAGATGTTCCGCTCGAACGGTTTTGTAAACAGTAAAATCGGATCTGTAACGGTCAAAACGTAAAAGCatgttaaaagattttatttttcatttttaatctttctcTTGACTGACTTATTAGCTTTCAAGTAAATAAGAATGTGAACGGACCATGCCGAGAGTATAGCAAGCCTCGAGGTTACCGGCGAAGACGCAGCGTTTTAGGAAACGGTGCGCAGAATCTGACCAGTTTTTGGCTTTGACTGCAAGTGCTTTCGGACCGGCTTGTGACAAGACCGTCGGACGGAGACCTACACGGTTCAATCTCTTGCATCTGttccaagaaaatgaaataagttttatgttaaaagaaaaagagtcaCAGTTACATATTCTTGAAACATAAGCACAAAATAGTGAAGTACAAAGCACGTGCGTCATGTGATAGTACGTACGTTAAGAGAACGTTGATGAAATCGGAAGGGGAAGGAGCAGAGGAGATGAGCTTGGAGAGGACGCATTCGAGGAGATCGTCGGGAAGTGCGTCGAAAAGATCAGGTTTCTCGACAAGTTTGCG encodes:
- the LOC102614047 gene encoding F-box protein At1g67340 codes for the protein MVQRKKLRTCRKLVEKPDLFDALPDDLLECVLSKLISSAPSPSDFINVLLTCKRLNRVGLRPTVLSQAGPKALAVKAKNWSDSAHRFLKRCVFAGNLEACYTLGMIRFYCLQNRSSGTSLMAKAAMKSHAPALYSLAVIQFNGSGGGKNEKDLRAGVALCARAASIGHVDAVRELGHCLQDGYGVRQNIEKGRRLLIEANAREFFQSVSKTRTRHQSYYFQLARATDAQIPCSPLLSDFGYNVEAPEVHPVNNFLKEWFESGVSELGNGLRLCSYSGCGRPETRVHEYRRCSVCGKVNYCSRACQAIDWKTRHKRECVPPLAPLINDGDADGLEGMVEIAPAEFVGGH